Below is a genomic region from Thalassospira sp. TSL5-1.
CGGATGGGGATGTGTCGGAAACAAAATCGATTACCAACTGTTTCTGGCAAGATTATAGGAGTGTAGCTCAGTTGGTAGAGCATCGGTCTCCAAAACCGAGGGCCGTGGGTTCGAGTCCCTCCGCTCCTGCCATTTTTCTCCGGGCCTGATTTAATAAGCATTTGAAACGGTACACACCCGACAATGGCTAAAACGTCACCGGCACAATTCGTACAACAGGTCCGCCAGGAAGCCCGCAAGGTTACGTGGCCGACCCGCAAGGAAACGACCGTATCAACCCTGATGGTTTTCGTCATGGTTGCTTTTGCGTCTGTTTTCTTTTTTGTCGTTGATCAGCTGCTTGCCCTGGGCGTCAAGCTGATCTTTGGTGTCGGGGGCTGATATGGCTGAGCATCGCTGGTACGTGCTGCACGTCCATTCCGGTTTTGAAAAGAAGGTCGCCCAGTCGATCCGTGAACAGTCGATCAAGAAGGGTCTTGAAGGCGAAATTGCGGAAGTTCTGGTCCCGACCGAAGAAATCACCGAAATGCGTCGCGGCAGCAAAGTCAATGCCGAGCGTAAGTTCTTTCCGGGTTATGTATTGCTGAAAATGCAGCTGACTGACGAAAGCTGGCATCTGGTTAAAAACACCGCCAAGGTCACAGACTTCCTTGGTAGCCGTGGCAAGCCGATGCCGATTTCGGAAAAGGAAGCTCAGCATATTCTGCATCAGGTTCAGGAAGGTGTTGATCGTCCGAAATCCACCATCAGCTTTGAAGTTGGTGAGGAAGTTCGGGTGTCGGATGGTCCGTTCGCATCCTTTAGTGGTGTGGTCGAAGGGGTTGATGAAGAGCGCGCACGCCTTAAGGTGTCTGTGTCGATCTTTGGTCGTTCAACCCCGGTCGAGCTGGAATATACCCAGGTCGAAAAGATCTGATCGATCTTTC
It encodes:
- the secE gene encoding preprotein translocase subunit SecE, with product MAKTSPAQFVQQVRQEARKVTWPTRKETTVSTLMVFVMVAFASVFFFVVDQLLALGVKLIFGVGG
- the nusG gene encoding transcription termination/antitermination protein NusG — translated: MAEHRWYVLHVHSGFEKKVAQSIREQSIKKGLEGEIAEVLVPTEEITEMRRGSKVNAERKFFPGYVLLKMQLTDESWHLVKNTAKVTDFLGSRGKPMPISEKEAQHILHQVQEGVDRPKSTISFEVGEEVRVSDGPFASFSGVVEGVDEERARLKVSVSIFGRSTPVELEYTQVEKI